In Bartonella machadoae, a single genomic region encodes these proteins:
- the recN gene encoding DNA repair protein RecN — protein sequence MLIQLSIHNIVLIETLDIHFTAGLSVLTGETGAGKSILLDALSLALGGRGDASLVRHGAAQGQVTAVFDVPVAHPARHLLRDNGFDDEGDIILRRVQSSDGRSRVFINDQVASVAFMRSVGGLLVEIHGQHDDRALVDVATHRQLLDAFGGLEGETENLRQSYRVWREFEERLQQQRSKVENAMREADYLRACVEELEKLDFQVGEEEALSLRRADMLKLEKIATDIKEADDLLSGSKSPIPVLSNLVRRLERKIPEAQELITPVVKSIDEALHALATAQEGVEAAMRALDFDTGELERIEERLFALRGFARKYQVPADELVSLRDKMDAELADFEDAQALLTHLEDEAREAKKNYDILAQALSTKRREAANHLSESVMVELPALKLEKAEFIVEIQSDAEKRSAEGIDRIEYWVRTNPGTRAGPMLSVASGGELSRFLLALKVVLSDRGSAPTLIFDEIDTGVGGAVAAAIGQRLQRLSQNVQVFAITHAPQVASKAHSHFLISKVESGDKGRFMTGVHKMEEHERAEEIARMLAGEQITQEARAAAQKLLT from the coding sequence ATGCTGATACAGCTTTCGATTCATAATATTGTTTTGATCGAAACGCTTGATATTCATTTCACAGCGGGTTTATCGGTTTTGACTGGAGAAACAGGTGCTGGGAAATCTATTCTCCTTGATGCTTTGTCGCTCGCTCTTGGTGGGCGCGGTGATGCTTCGCTTGTGCGTCATGGTGCTGCACAAGGGCAGGTGACCGCTGTCTTTGATGTTCCTGTTGCACATCCTGCGCGCCATCTTCTCCGTGACAATGGTTTTGATGATGAGGGTGATATTATTTTACGACGTGTGCAATCAAGTGATGGTCGTAGTCGTGTTTTTATCAATGATCAGGTTGCGAGTGTAGCCTTTATGCGGTCTGTTGGTGGTCTGTTGGTTGAAATCCACGGACAGCATGATGATCGTGCACTTGTTGATGTTGCAACACATCGTCAGTTATTAGATGCCTTTGGGGGGCTTGAGGGTGAAACAGAAAATTTACGCCAATCCTATCGGGTATGGCGTGAATTTGAAGAGCGTTTGCAACAACAGCGTAGTAAAGTAGAAAATGCTATGCGTGAGGCTGATTATCTTCGTGCGTGTGTGGAAGAGCTTGAAAAGCTTGATTTTCAAGTTGGTGAAGAAGAGGCTTTGTCTCTTCGTCGTGCGGATATGCTTAAATTAGAAAAAATAGCGACAGATATTAAGGAGGCTGATGATCTCTTGAGTGGTTCTAAATCACCCATTCCTGTCCTGTCTAATTTGGTGAGGCGATTGGAACGAAAAATCCCTGAAGCGCAAGAGCTCATTACACCTGTAGTGAAATCTATTGATGAAGCATTACATGCGCTTGCAACAGCACAAGAAGGGGTCGAGGCCGCAATGCGGGCATTGGATTTTGATACTGGTGAATTGGAGCGGATAGAAGAGCGTCTTTTTGCTCTTCGTGGTTTTGCTCGTAAATATCAGGTTCCTGCGGATGAATTGGTTTCGTTGCGTGATAAAATGGATGCGGAGCTTGCTGATTTTGAGGATGCGCAAGCGCTATTAACCCATCTTGAAGATGAGGCAAGGGAAGCAAAAAAAAATTATGATATATTAGCACAAGCTTTGTCAACAAAGCGTCGAGAAGCAGCAAATCACTTGTCTGAAAGCGTGATGGTTGAATTACCAGCATTGAAGCTCGAAAAAGCAGAATTTATCGTTGAAATACAAAGTGATGCTGAAAAACGAAGTGCAGAAGGGATAGATCGTATAGAATATTGGGTTCGAACCAATCCCGGAACACGAGCAGGACCAATGCTCAGTGTGGCTTCTGGTGGTGAATTGTCTCGTTTTTTGTTAGCGTTAAAGGTTGTTTTGTCTGATCGTGGATCTGCGCCGACATTGATTTTTGACGAAATTGATACGGGGGTTGGGGGAGCTGTTGCAGCTGCTATTGGACAACGGTTGCAGCGTTTATCACAAAATGTTCAGGTTTTTGCGATTACACATGCACCACAGGTCGCTTCAAAAGCGCATAGCCATTTTCTTATTTCAAAGGTTGAAAGTGGTGATAAAGGGCGTTTTATGACGGGGGTTCATAAAATGGAGGAGCATGAACGTGCAGAAGAAATTGCTCGCATGTTAGCAGGGGAGCAGATTACACAAGAAGCCCGTGCAGCTGCTCAAAAACTTCTTACATAG
- a CDS encoding SCO family protein — protein MKNVMRIFGVTIIFLAGIFIYDALRNKPLGDDFTLIDSNGKTITEKDIRSKPSAIFFGFTMCPETCPTTLINLDRWLTALGPQANELGIWFVTVDPERDTPEVLHNYLSNFNNKIIGISGDPEKVHKMVESFNIVAEKVPGTDENYTYNHTAAIFLLKKGGKLAGVIPYETKEIDPEIKDNIAIERLKKLVAN, from the coding sequence ATGAAAAATGTAATGCGCATTTTTGGGGTAACAATCATATTTCTTGCGGGTATTTTTATTTATGATGCGTTAAGAAATAAACCTTTGGGTGATGATTTTACACTTATTGATTCTAATGGAAAAACAATTACTGAAAAGGATATTAGAAGCAAGCCTTCAGCAATTTTTTTCGGCTTTACTATGTGTCCTGAAACTTGCCCTACCACCTTGATCAATCTTGATCGATGGTTAACAGCTCTTGGCCCACAGGCTAATGAATTAGGGATATGGTTTGTTACAGTTGACCCTGAACGTGATACACCAGAAGTGCTTCATAATTATCTCAGTAATTTTAATAACAAAATTATTGGGATTAGCGGAGACCCCGAAAAAGTTCATAAAATGGTTGAATCCTTTAACATTGTTGCTGAAAAAGTACCAGGAACAGATGAAAACTATACTTATAACCATACAGCAGCGATTTTTTTACTCAAAAAAGGCGGAAAACTAGCTGGTGTTATTCCTTATGAAACGAAAGAGATCGATCCTGAAATAAAAGACAATATCGCCATTGAACGTTTGAAGAAGCTGGTTGCCAACTAA
- the ligA gene encoding NAD-dependent DNA ligase LigA, whose translation MKKETTKNLTALEAESELEWLAKEIARHDVLYNSNDQPEISDAEYDALRRRNAEIEALFPELIRADSPSFKIGAPVSEKFEKSVHTQAMLSLDNAFSSEDVREFVERVRRFLRLPETQILEITAEPKIDGLSLSLRYEEGRLVQAATRGDGYVGENVTVNARTIADIPKVLQGKFPDILEVRGEVYMGQEDFQALNKRQQEKGKLTFANPRNAAAGSLRQLDSRVTASRKLKFFAYACGEVSEIFAESQMEMIKKLKEYGFVINPLTKVFKTAEEMTSYYHTIEERRHSLSYDIDGIVYKVNDLMLQTRLGFVSRSPRWAIAHKFPAEKALTLLEAIHIQVGRTGALTPVAHLAPITVGGVVVTNASLHNEDYIKGIGHKGEPIREGRDIRVGDTVIVQRAGDVIPQIVDIVIEKRPHNASAFVFPHLCPACGSHAVREVGEAVRRCTGGLICPAQAIERMRHFVSRNAFDIEGLGKKQVEFFFHVQDETLCIRTPADIFTLQRRQEKSLTRLENIEGFGIVSVRKLYDAINARRKIPLSRFLFALGIRHVGEVNARRLARAYQNYTTFETAVMAAKMPCDKKNEKGNEAWMELMNIEGIGSQVASAIIDFYQEAHNREVLSLLLKEVTPLDEELIMTDSSPVAGKVIVFTGTLARMSRDEAKALAERLGAKTSGSLSKKTDLLVVGAGAGSKLAKAQELGVEVIDEETWLQLLSTH comes from the coding sequence ATGAAAAAGGAAACAACAAAAAACTTAACTGCTCTTGAAGCAGAAAGTGAATTAGAATGGTTAGCAAAAGAAATTGCTCGTCATGATGTCCTTTACAATAGTAACGACCAGCCTGAAATTTCTGATGCAGAATATGATGCTCTTCGTCGCCGTAATGCAGAAATTGAAGCCCTTTTTCCTGAGCTTATTCGTGCAGATTCTCCTTCCTTTAAAATCGGAGCTCCAGTTTCTGAAAAGTTTGAAAAATCTGTTCATACACAGGCAATGCTTTCCCTTGATAATGCATTTAGTTCTGAAGATGTTCGTGAATTTGTTGAGCGCGTTCGTCGTTTTTTACGGCTGCCAGAAACCCAGATATTGGAAATAACTGCTGAACCTAAAATTGATGGTTTATCTTTGTCTTTGCGCTATGAAGAGGGAAGACTTGTGCAGGCTGCAACACGTGGTGATGGATATGTCGGCGAAAATGTTACAGTGAATGCACGAACAATTGCCGATATTCCAAAAGTTTTGCAGGGCAAATTTCCTGATATTCTTGAGGTGCGTGGTGAAGTTTATATGGGACAGGAGGATTTCCAAGCACTGAACAAGAGGCAACAAGAAAAAGGAAAGTTAACTTTTGCTAATCCTAGAAATGCAGCAGCTGGTTCGTTGCGTCAACTTGATTCACGAGTAACCGCAAGTAGAAAGCTTAAATTTTTTGCTTATGCTTGTGGTGAAGTGAGTGAAATCTTTGCCGAAAGCCAAATGGAGATGATAAAAAAGCTAAAAGAATATGGCTTTGTTATCAATCCATTAACAAAAGTTTTCAAAACAGCAGAAGAGATGACTTCCTATTATCATACTATTGAAGAACGTCGTCATTCCTTAAGTTATGATATAGATGGGATTGTTTATAAGGTGAATGATTTAATGCTCCAGACACGTTTGGGGTTTGTCTCTCGTTCACCACGTTGGGCAATTGCGCATAAATTCCCAGCAGAAAAGGCTCTGACACTTTTAGAAGCTATTCATATTCAAGTCGGTCGAACTGGAGCTCTAACGCCTGTTGCACATCTTGCTCCTATTACTGTTGGTGGCGTGGTGGTTACCAATGCAAGTTTGCATAATGAAGATTATATTAAGGGAATTGGTCATAAGGGTGAGCCAATTCGTGAAGGGCGTGATATCCGTGTCGGTGATACAGTGATTGTACAACGTGCTGGTGATGTAATCCCTCAGATTGTTGATATTGTTATTGAAAAGCGTCCTCACAATGCTTCTGCTTTTGTCTTTCCGCATCTGTGTCCAGCTTGTGGGAGTCATGCTGTTCGTGAGGTGGGTGAAGCGGTACGCCGATGCACTGGTGGGCTTATTTGTCCGGCACAAGCAATTGAGCGTATGCGTCATTTTGTTTCGCGTAATGCCTTTGATATTGAGGGACTTGGGAAAAAACAGGTGGAGTTCTTTTTTCATGTTCAAGATGAAACGCTTTGTATTCGTACACCAGCCGATATTTTTACTTTACAACGGCGACAAGAAAAATCTTTGACGCGTTTAGAAAATATAGAAGGTTTTGGTATTGTTTCCGTTCGTAAACTTTATGATGCCATTAATGCGCGCCGCAAAATTCCTTTAAGTCGTTTTTTATTTGCACTTGGAATTCGTCATGTTGGAGAGGTCAATGCACGGCGTCTCGCACGCGCATATCAAAATTATACAACGTTTGAAACTGCTGTGATGGCAGCTAAGATGCCGTGTGATAAGAAGAATGAAAAAGGCAATGAGGCTTGGATGGAGCTTATGAACATCGAAGGAATTGGATCGCAGGTAGCGAGCGCAATCATTGATTTCTATCAAGAAGCGCATAACCGTGAGGTTTTGTCTCTCTTGCTTAAGGAAGTGACACCTCTTGATGAAGAACTTATCATGACAGACTCTTCACCCGTAGCAGGAAAGGTCATTGTTTTTACAGGAACTTTGGCGCGCATGTCCCGTGATGAAGCAAAAGCACTGGCAGAACGATTGGGTGCAAAGACCTCCGGTTCACTTTCTAAAAAAACCGATCTTCTTGTTGTTGGAGCTGGAGCAGGATCGAAGCTAGCCAAAGCGCAAGAATTAGGTGTTGAGGTTATCGATGAAGAGACTTGGCTGCAATTGTTGTCAACACATTGA
- a CDS encoding DapH/DapD/GlmU-related protein, translating to MDSEKDLRFHESEPRIHTTARLHGCKLGRYVEINERVVLRHVTVGDFSYFEHNSEAIYSDIGRFCSIASHVCVNALEHPMERLSTHKVTYRPNEYFRYRSLDCSFRERRCAKRVIIGHDVWIGHGAVIMPGVTIGHGAVIGANAVITKNVLPYTIVAGVPAKCLRMRFSDHVIQELLEMAWWNWPLDKIYNALPDMQNLPIEDFIRKWKERLT from the coding sequence ATGGATAGTGAGAAAGATCTTCGATTTCATGAGAGCGAGCCTCGTATTCATACGACAGCACGATTGCATGGTTGTAAATTGGGACGCTATGTGGAAATCAATGAACGTGTGGTTCTGCGTCATGTAACAGTGGGAGATTTTTCTTATTTTGAGCATAATAGTGAAGCGATTTATAGCGATATTGGACGTTTTTGTTCTATTGCCTCTCATGTCTGTGTCAATGCACTAGAACATCCTATGGAACGCCTTTCTACACATAAAGTAACTTATCGACCTAACGAATATTTCCGCTATAGATCATTAGATTGTTCTTTTCGTGAAAGACGTTGTGCAAAACGTGTGATCATTGGGCATGATGTGTGGATTGGACATGGCGCGGTTATTATGCCAGGGGTAACTATCGGGCATGGCGCGGTCATCGGAGCGAACGCTGTTATAACAAAAAATGTTTTACCTTATACAATTGTCGCTGGTGTTCCTGCAAAGTGTTTGCGGATGCGTTTTTCAGATCATGTGATCCAAGAACTTTTGGAGATGGCTTGGTGGAATTGGCCGCTTGATAAAATTTATAACGCATTGCCCGATATGCAAAACCTTCCAATCGAGGATTTTATTCGAAAATGGAAAGAGCGCTTAACATAA
- a CDS encoding ATP-dependent helicase, which translates to MNNFLDHIPFFEDDASLHNKKSSRTTPHTVKEQIQCDGAYLQQLNPEQRQAVMNTEGPLLVLAGAGTGKTRVLTTRISHILHSGLASPKQILAVTFTNKAAREMKMRIGTLIGEIVEGMPWLGTFHSTGAKILRRHAELVGLKNNFTILDSDDVLRLLKQLIQAEGLDDKRWPARNLAIMIDSWKNQGLLPEHLSEKDAYAFGNGMGRKLYRSYQERLKSLNACDFGDLLLHSLSLFQHNPDILREYHSQFRYILVDEYQDTNTAQYLWLRLLAQRPEEQPVNLCCVGDDDQSIYGWRGAKVENILRFEKDFPSAKIIRLERNYRSTSHILTTASHLISHNQERLGKTLFSDQIMTEGGKVKVHESWDSREEARAIGEEIEQAQQNGHSLNHIAILVRASFQMREFEDRFVTLGLNYRVIGGPRFYERMEIRDAMAYLRVVVQPADDLAFERIINTPRRGLGDATLRTLYESARARSIPLFAAATEIIETDELKPKVRSALRNIVEDFRRWQNMLPYTPHKELTETILDESGYTAMWLEDRSPEAPTRLENLKEMVRSMEQFESLHSFLEHVALVMDAENNDNTDAVNIMTLHSAKGLEFETVFLPGWEEGLFPHQRSLDEGGRLGLEEERRLAYVGLTRAKKHLHIWFVSNRRVHGLWQSTLPSRFLNELPEEHIEIIKMGTSYGGYGNSSFNHHNSFYNDYSTREQKRTQKNIEGKVITQSVSQAPSNFFINDRIFHIKFGYGHITAIDGHKLTIVFEKAGEKRVLDNFVSKA; encoded by the coding sequence ATGAATAATTTTCTTGATCACATACCCTTTTTTGAAGACGACGCCTCTCTCCATAATAAAAAGAGCTCTAGAACCACTCCACACACTGTAAAAGAACAAATACAATGTGATGGTGCTTATTTGCAACAACTCAATCCAGAACAGCGGCAAGCAGTCATGAATACAGAAGGACCTCTTTTGGTTCTTGCCGGTGCTGGTACTGGAAAAACCCGTGTTTTAACGACCCGCATTTCTCACATTTTACACTCTGGTCTTGCCTCTCCTAAGCAAATACTTGCTGTAACCTTCACCAACAAAGCAGCACGCGAAATGAAAATGCGTATTGGCACACTTATTGGAGAAATTGTTGAAGGCATGCCTTGGCTTGGAACTTTTCATTCCACGGGGGCAAAAATTTTGCGCCGCCACGCAGAACTTGTTGGCTTAAAAAACAATTTTACAATTCTTGATAGCGATGATGTCCTGCGACTGTTAAAACAGCTTATTCAGGCTGAAGGATTAGACGATAAACGTTGGCCCGCACGCAACCTTGCCATAATGATTGATTCTTGGAAAAACCAAGGGCTTTTACCAGAACATCTTTCAGAAAAAGATGCTTATGCCTTTGGCAACGGTATGGGGCGAAAACTTTACCGTAGCTATCAGGAGAGATTAAAAAGTCTAAATGCCTGTGACTTCGGCGACCTTCTCCTCCATTCACTCTCTCTTTTCCAACATAATCCAGATATTCTCCGCGAATATCACTCTCAGTTCCGCTATATTCTTGTCGACGAATATCAAGATACCAATACAGCACAATATCTTTGGCTTCGTCTTTTGGCACAACGACCTGAAGAACAACCTGTCAACCTTTGTTGTGTTGGCGATGATGACCAATCTATTTATGGATGGCGCGGTGCTAAAGTCGAAAATATATTACGTTTTGAGAAAGATTTTCCTTCTGCAAAAATTATTCGTTTAGAACGCAATTATCGTTCAACATCACACATACTCACAACGGCTTCTCATCTCATTTCCCATAACCAAGAAAGGCTTGGAAAAACACTGTTTTCTGATCAAATAATGACTGAAGGAGGAAAGGTAAAAGTCCATGAATCCTGGGATTCTAGAGAGGAAGCACGTGCAATTGGAGAAGAAATTGAACAAGCACAACAAAATGGTCATTCATTAAATCATATAGCGATATTAGTGCGCGCATCATTTCAGATGCGTGAATTTGAAGATCGCTTTGTAACCCTTGGTCTTAACTACCGTGTTATTGGTGGTCCACGCTTTTATGAACGAATGGAAATACGTGATGCCATGGCTTACTTACGTGTTGTGGTCCAACCAGCAGATGATTTAGCCTTTGAACGCATTATTAACACACCAAGACGCGGCTTAGGAGATGCAACCCTACGCACTCTTTATGAAAGTGCACGTGCACGTTCTATTCCTCTCTTTGCAGCTGCTACTGAAATCATTGAAACGGACGAACTAAAACCCAAGGTACGCAGTGCCTTACGAAATATTGTCGAAGATTTTCGCCGCTGGCAAAATATGCTGCCATACACTCCCCATAAAGAACTTACCGAAACAATTCTTGATGAATCAGGCTACACAGCGATGTGGCTAGAAGATCGCTCACCAGAAGCACCAACGCGGCTAGAAAATCTCAAAGAAATGGTCCGCTCTATGGAACAATTTGAAAGCCTCCATAGCTTTTTAGAACATGTTGCACTGGTAATGGATGCTGAAAACAATGACAATACTGATGCTGTTAACATCATGACTCTTCATTCAGCCAAAGGGCTTGAATTTGAAACCGTTTTTCTTCCTGGTTGGGAAGAAGGTCTCTTTCCTCACCAACGTTCATTAGATGAAGGCGGTCGTTTGGGTTTAGAAGAAGAACGACGACTAGCTTATGTAGGGCTGACAAGAGCAAAAAAACATTTGCATATATGGTTTGTCTCTAATCGGAGAGTCCATGGACTTTGGCAATCCACACTCCCCTCGCGTTTTCTCAATGAATTACCAGAAGAACATATAGAAATTATCAAAATGGGAACCTCTTATGGTGGTTATGGCAACTCTTCTTTTAACCACCATAATTCGTTTTATAATGATTATTCCACACGAGAACAAAAGCGCACACAAAAGAACATTGAAGGAAAAGTCATCACCCAATCAGTCTCTCAAGCACCCTCCAATTTTTTTATCAATGATCGGATTTTTCATATAAAGTTTGGTTATGGTCATATCACAGCCATAGATGGTCATAAATTAACCATTGTTTTTGAGAAAGCGGGTGAAAAGCGTGTCCTTGATAATTTTGTCAGCAAAGCATAA
- a CDS encoding aminopeptidase P family protein, producing the protein MYQTFEAITNPSHAAERIASLRKELNRLKLDGFLVPRADEHQGEYVPPHAQRLGWLTGFTGSSGIALILKNKAILFTDGRYKLQVRQQTNPEIFDYEDLITCPPSQWLAKNGQNLSLGFDPWLHTISATDTLKKTLEMKAGGRLIAVQQNPIDLIWHDQPPLPQSALSIHPLKYAGCDTNEKLTLICQDIKKANGDAFIFTDPSSIAWIFNIRGNDVSNTPFALCFALIPIKGTPSLFIDSKKLGIEQKQYLERYTKLYEPEQLIVKIKDYVQKGMVFALDPQLTCEKLRTVIEQQGGSFIRLTDPAALPRAIKNNIELDGARKAHLRDGIALTRFFSWLEKQTPGTMNEISTAQKLEEFRITTAKEMGEKLEDLSFDTISAAGSNGAIVHYRVTTKTNKVLNAGELYLIDSGGQYRDGTTDVTRTVAIGNIGEEEKRCFTLVLKGMIALSTARFPKGTRGQDLDALARIALWKAGFDYAHGTGHGVGSYLSVHEGPQNLSRNGCQELIPGMIISNEPGYYREGAFGIRIENLLIVKPEQKINGGDREMLSFETLTNCPIDRRLILPELLTLQEKQWLNDYHAHVYQVNAPYLNEEDKKWAKEATKPL; encoded by the coding sequence ATGTATCAAACTTTTGAAGCGATAACAAATCCCTCTCATGCGGCAGAACGCATTGCTTCTCTTCGTAAAGAACTCAATCGTCTCAAGCTAGATGGCTTTCTTGTCCCACGTGCTGACGAACATCAAGGAGAGTATGTCCCACCACATGCTCAACGTCTTGGTTGGCTTACTGGATTTACGGGATCATCGGGTATTGCACTCATTTTAAAAAACAAAGCCATTCTATTTACAGATGGACGTTACAAACTACAGGTCCGCCAACAAACTAATCCTGAAATTTTTGACTATGAAGACCTCATAACTTGCCCACCCTCACAATGGCTTGCAAAAAATGGACAAAATCTTTCACTTGGCTTTGATCCATGGCTCCACACGATCTCCGCTACAGATACATTGAAAAAAACTTTAGAAATGAAAGCAGGTGGAAGGCTTATCGCCGTTCAACAAAATCCTATTGATCTTATCTGGCATGATCAACCACCATTACCGCAATCTGCTCTATCGATTCATCCTCTCAAATATGCAGGGTGCGACACGAATGAAAAGCTGACCTTGATTTGCCAAGATATCAAAAAAGCCAATGGAGATGCTTTTATTTTCACAGATCCCTCCTCTATTGCGTGGATATTTAATATACGTGGCAATGACGTTTCCAACACACCTTTTGCTCTTTGTTTTGCTCTTATTCCTATTAAAGGAACACCTTCCTTATTCATCGACAGCAAAAAATTGGGAATAGAACAAAAACAATATTTAGAACGCTATACAAAATTATATGAACCAGAACAGCTGATTGTAAAAATCAAAGATTATGTTCAAAAAGGAATGGTTTTTGCCTTAGACCCCCAATTAACATGCGAAAAATTACGCACCGTCATTGAACAACAAGGGGGCTCTTTTATAAGGCTTACTGATCCTGCTGCTTTACCACGTGCCATTAAAAATAACATAGAACTAGATGGTGCGCGTAAAGCACACCTGCGCGATGGTATAGCCCTTACCCGTTTTTTTTCTTGGCTAGAGAAACAGACACCAGGCACAATGAATGAAATTTCTACTGCTCAAAAATTAGAAGAATTTCGCATAACGACAGCAAAGGAAATGGGAGAAAAACTGGAAGATCTTTCTTTTGATACAATCTCAGCAGCAGGTTCCAATGGTGCCATTGTCCATTATCGTGTAACGACAAAAACAAATAAAGTTCTAAATGCCGGTGAGCTTTATCTTATTGATTCAGGTGGACAATACCGTGACGGAACGACAGATGTCACACGCACAGTAGCAATTGGAAATATTGGCGAAGAAGAGAAACGCTGCTTTACGCTTGTCCTCAAAGGAATGATTGCTCTTTCGACAGCTCGCTTTCCAAAAGGAACACGCGGACAAGACCTTGATGCTCTAGCACGCATAGCCTTATGGAAAGCTGGTTTTGATTATGCTCATGGCACGGGCCATGGCGTTGGATCGTACCTCTCTGTTCATGAAGGACCACAAAATCTTTCTCGTAATGGATGTCAAGAATTGATTCCCGGAATGATTATTTCTAATGAACCTGGATATTACCGTGAAGGTGCTTTTGGTATTCGTATTGAGAATTTACTCATTGTAAAGCCAGAACAAAAAATTAATGGTGGAGATAGAGAAATGCTTTCATTTGAAACCCTCACAAATTGTCCCATTGACCGGCGTTTAATCCTCCCAGAACTTTTGACATTACAAGAAAAACAATGGCTAAATGATTACCATGCACATGTTTATCAAGTGAATGCACCTTATTTAAATGAAGAAGATAAGAAATGGGCAAAAGAAGCAACAAAGCCTCTTTAA
- a CDS encoding 50S ribosomal protein L11 methyltransferase — MSQQIRLYYTAFKDEAERFYALMETAFDEEGYPLALTEIDEKNAVYELSLYVNKENQESVCKRFANVLSINPDKIKTKILPNIDWVKQSLEGLTPVHAGPFFLHGSHNRNSIPPNVFPIEIEASQAFGTGHHGTTAGCLEMIAKVMQKENPQNVLDLGTGSGVLAIGIAMLKPVSILASDTDPIAIQVAQHNIELNGVKEYITAVTATGFSHDKIASRAPFDLIVANILANPLIELAQEMVQALKKGGSLILSGILEEQHDNVLEAYIKQGLKHIETYHRQGWVTLHLK, encoded by the coding sequence ATGTCACAGCAAATTCGTCTGTATTATACTGCTTTCAAAGACGAAGCAGAGCGGTTTTATGCTCTTATGGAAACAGCTTTTGACGAAGAAGGATATCCTCTTGCTCTGACAGAGATAGATGAAAAAAATGCTGTGTATGAACTTTCACTTTATGTCAATAAAGAAAACCAAGAGAGTGTTTGCAAACGTTTTGCAAATGTTCTTTCTATAAATCCTGATAAAATTAAGACTAAAATTCTACCCAATATTGATTGGGTTAAGCAAAGCCTTGAAGGACTAACACCTGTACATGCTGGTCCTTTTTTTTTACACGGAAGCCATAACAGAAACAGCATTCCCCCCAATGTTTTTCCGATTGAAATTGAAGCCAGTCAAGCTTTTGGTACCGGACATCATGGAACGACCGCTGGTTGTTTAGAAATGATTGCCAAAGTCATGCAAAAAGAAAATCCTCAAAATGTCCTTGATCTTGGCACGGGTAGCGGTGTCCTTGCCATTGGCATTGCCATGCTTAAGCCTGTTTCTATACTTGCATCCGATACTGATCCAATTGCTATTCAAGTTGCACAACACAATATCGAACTCAATGGCGTAAAGGAATATATTACAGCTGTTACAGCAACAGGTTTTTCTCACGATAAAATTGCATCCCGTGCACCCTTCGATCTGATTGTTGCCAATATCCTTGCTAATCCACTCATTGAGCTTGCGCAAGAAATGGTACAGGCACTCAAAAAAGGTGGATCGCTGATACTCTCTGGGATTCTTGAAGAACAACACGACAATGTGTTGGAAGCATATATAAAGCAAGGGCTAAAACATATTGAAACATACCACCGTCAAGGATGGGTTACTCTACATCTGAAATAA